The following are from one region of the Patagioenas fasciata isolate bPatFas1 chromosome 14, bPatFas1.hap1, whole genome shotgun sequence genome:
- the SLC4A9 gene encoding anion exchange protein 4 has protein sequence MTSHVPGADEAALQAADASSQPRPEESKPEAAYHAFGCSIFPSSMGPAAEQAGATLQREEWGDITYPLLFIQLNQLFSTPAGLEWRETARWIKFEEKVEDGGERWSAPHVPALPLHSLFQLRTCLQKGTVLLDLDAPSFKEIIDKALSRQPEETELQPEEAELQPELRERLAALLLCQPRHQPTKSLLQLLVELGLSPCRGKAKSWSEPGAQVSKTPLKEQLRNRFKKKIPPGAEAAHIAVGEVEFLEKPFSAFIRLRQGVALGSLSEVALPSRFLFILLGPRAKAKAYHEVGRAMATLLTDEVFQRVARQAEQREDLIAGMEAFLDELTVLPPGKWDPSTRIPPPSCLPSSHRRTTVHQPDGQSHGNGDIAAAGDRAGLRRAHSREELERTGRLFGGLLQDIRRKARWYGSDFSDGLHPQCLSAVLYIYLATVTNAITFGGMLGDATANMQGVLESFLGTAFAGFVFCLFSGQPLTILSSTGPVLVFERLLFSFSQDYGLDYLEFRLWIGLWVAFFGVVLVATEASHLVRYFTRFTEEGFCALISLIFIYDSLKKMLSLADTFPINWQYRLDNVTSYSCICNLSSPGHSSTGNDTPLPSPLAPWQPPAALAVLSRTQCLDQGGYLLGTSCQYVPDVTLFSFLLFGGTFLSCTVLKRFRSSHYFPVGVRKVVSDFAIILAILTSCAVDAALGLETPKLLVPSELKPTNPARGWIIFPFGANPWWVCLVSMVPAVLVTILIFMDQQITAVILNRREYKLQKGAGFHLDLLCVSLLMVVTSVTGLPWYVSATVISLAHMESLRKESTTSAPGEHPKFLGIREQRLTGLAVFVLTGVSVFMAPVLKHIPMPVLYGVFLYMGVAALNSIQLTDRVRLLLMPAKHQPDLAYLRHVPLRRVHLFTIIQLLCLALLWVLKSTMAAIIFPVMLLALVGIRKGLERIFSLHDLSWLDSLLPETARKETDGKQPREQEEESNSEESELMHCRGPEINVSVN, from the exons ATGACATCCCACGTGCCTGGGGCAGATGAAGCAGCTCTCCAGGCAGCAGATGCCAGCTCACAGCCCAGACCAGAGGAGAGCAAGCCCGAAGCTGCCTACCATGCTTTTGGCTGCAGCATCTTCCCCTCCAGCATGGGTCCAGCAGCTGAGCAAGCTGGTGCCACCCTGCAGCGGGAGGAATGGGGGGACATCACCTACCCACTGCTCTTCATCCAGCTCAACCAGCTCTTCAGCACCCCAGCTGGGTTGGAGTGGAGAGAGACGGCCAG GTGGATAAAGTTTGAGGAGAAGGTGGaggatggcggggagcgctggaGTGCGCCCCATGTCCCAGCCCTCCCCCTGCACAGCCTCTTCCAGCTGAGGACATGCCTGCAGAAGGGTACAGTGCTCCTGGATCTGGATGCCCCCAGTTTCAAGGAAATAATCG ACAAAGCACTTTCCAGGCAGCCTGAGGAAACAGAGCTGCAGCCTGAGGAAGCAGAGCTGCAGCCTGAGCTGAGGGAGCGCCTGGCAGCCCTCCTGCTCTGCCAGCCACGGCACCAGCCCACCAAatccctgctgcagctcctcgTTGAGCTTGGCCTCTCTCCCTGCCGAG GGAAGGCCAAAAGCtggtctgagcctggagcccaggtcTCCAAAACACCTCTTAAGGAGCAG CTGAGAAACCgattcaagaagaagatcccaccAGGGGCTGAAGCAGCCCACATTGCAGTCGGTGAAGTTGAATTCTTGGAGAAGCCCTTCAGTGCCTTCATCCGGCTCAGGCAAGGGGTGGCCCTCGGCTCGCTGTCTGAAGTCGCTCTTCCCAGCAG GTTCCTCTTCATTCTGCTGGGTCCCCGAGCCAAAGCAAAAGCCTACCATGAGGTTGGCAGGGCCATGGCCACACTGCTGACGGATGAG GTCTTCCAAAGGGTTGCCCGGCAGGCTGAGCAGCGGGAGGATCTCATCGCAGGGATGGAGGCGTTCCTGGATGAGCTGACTGTGCTTCCTCCTGGGAAATGGGACCCCAGTACCCGAATTCCTCCGCCAAGCTGTCTGCCATCTTCGCACAGGAG GACCACTGTGCACCAGCCGGATGGGCAGTCTCATGGCAATGGGGACAtagcagcagctggggacagagccGGCCTGAGGCGTGCACACTCCAGGGAGGAGCTGGAGAGGACAGGCAG GCTTTTTGGGGGGCTGCTGCAAGACATCCGGAGGAAGGCTCGATGGTATGGCAGTGACTTCTCTGATGGCCTGCACCCTCAGTGCCTCTCAGCAGTGCTGTACATCTACCTGGCGACTGTCACCAACGCTATCACCTTTGGGGGCATGCTGGGGGATGCAACTGCCAACATGCAG GGTGTGCTGGAAAGCTTCCTGGGCACAGCCTTTGCTGGCTTTGTCTTCTGCCTCTTTTCCGGCCAGCCCTTGACCATCCTGAGCAGCACTGGTCCTGTGCTGGTTTTTGAGCgcctcctcttctccttcagcCA GGACTATGGCCTGGACTACCTGGAGTTTCGCCTCTGGATTGGGCTCTGGGTGGCCTTCTTTGGCGTGGTCTTGGTGGCCACTGAGGCCAGTCACCTGGTACGGTACTTCACTCGCTTCACTGAGGAAGGCTTCTGCGCCCTCATCAGCTTGATATTCATCTACGACTCCCTGAAGAAGATGCTGAGCCTAGCGGACACCTTCCCTATCAACTGGCAGTACCGGCTGGACAATGTCACCTCCTACAGCTGCATCTGCAACTTGTCCAGCCCCG GTCACAGCTCCACAGGGAATGACACTCCACTCCCCTCGCCCCTGGCACCCTGGCAG CCTCCTGCCGCCCTGGCCGTGCTGAGCAGGACCCAGTGCCTGGATCAAGGCGGGTATCTCCTGGGGACCAGCTGCCAGTATGTGCCCGACGTCACCCTTTTCTCCTTCCTACTCTTTGGGGGAACCTTCCTCTCCTGCACTGTGCTCAAGCGCTTCAGGAGCAGCCACTACTTCCCTGTGGGG GTGCGGAAGGTGGTCAGCGACTTCGCCATCATCTTGGCCATTCTCACCTCCTGCGCTGTCGATGCTGCCCTGGGACTGGAGACCCCCAAACTGCTGGTCCCCAGTGAGCTGAAG CCTACGAACCCAGCACGGGGCTGGATCATTTTCCCCTTCGGAGCCAACCCGTGGTGGGTCTGCCTGGTGTCCATGGTGCCTGCTGTCCTTGtcaccatcctcatcttcatggACCAGCAGATCACAGCTGTCATCCTTAACCGCAGAGAGTACAAGCTGCAG AAAGGAGCAGGCTTTCACCTGGACCTCTTGTGTGTCTCCCTCCTGATGGTCGTCACTTCTGTCACTGGCCTCCCCTGGTATGTATCGGCCACCGTCATCTCCCTGGCGCACATGGAGAGCCTGAGGAAGGAGAGCACGACCTCAGCCCCCGGCGagcaccccaaattcctgggcATCAG GGAGCAGAGGCTGACTGGCCTGGCTGTCTTCGTCCTGACAGGGGTCTCTGTCTTCATGGCACCTGTTCTCAAG CACATCCCGATGCCGGTGCTGTATGGGGTCTTTCTGTACATGGGGGTGGCGGCGCTGAACAGCATTCAG CTCACAGACCGCGTGCGGTTGCTCCTGATGCCAGCCAAACACCAGCCAGACCTTGCCTACCTCCGCCACGTGCCCCTGCGCCGGGTGCACCTCTTCACCATCATCCAGCTGctgtgcctggctctgctctgggtCCTCAAGTCCACCATGGCTGCCATTATTTTCCCAGTGATG CTGCTGGCGCTGGTGGGGATCCGGAAGGGGCTGGAGCGCATCTTCTCCCTGCACGACCTCAGCTGGCTGGACAGCCTCCTGCCCGAAACAGCCAGGAAGGAGACAGATGGGAAACAGCCCAGGGAACAAGAGGAGGAAAGCAACAGCGAGGAG TCCGAGCTGATGCACTGCCGAGGACCAGAGATCAACGTCTCGGTGAACTAG
- the HBEGF gene encoding proheparin-binding EGF-like growth factor produces the protein MDGRAVLIHALLAAVCAAAAGGLDRDELHNEVLHKGGGVAPVPATAPLLGGSPEKESGGAASGDDLSELPRVAFLSKPQGLVTPKKKGNGNKRRKGKGLGKKRDPCLRKYKDFCIHGECKYIRELGAPSCICQPGYHGERCHGLSLPVEHPPSAYDHTTALAVVAVILSSLCLIIIAALLMLRCHKRGVYDVENEEKIKLGITVNH, from the exons ATGGACGGACGGGCGGTGCTGATCCACGCATTGCTGGCGGCAG TGtgtgcggcggcggcgggcgggctggACCGGGACGAGCTGCACAACGAGGTCCTGCACAAAGGCGGCGGCGTGGCGCCGGTCCCGGCCACGGCCCCGCTGCTCGGCGGCAGCCCGGAGAAGGAGAGCGGCGGAGCGGCGTCGGGGGACGACCTCAGCGAGCTGCCGAGAG ttgctttcctgtcaaagcctcaaGGCTTGGTTACTCCCAAGAAGAAAGGGAACgggaataaaagaagaaaaggcaaaggCCTGGGGAAGAAGAGAGACCCGTGCCTGCGGAAGTACAAGGATTTCTGTATTCACGGCGAATGCAAATACATCCGAGAGCTGGGAGCTCCCTCCTGCAT ATGCCAGCCAGGATATCATGGAGAGAGATGCCACGGTCTCTCCCTGCCTGTGGAGCATCCCCCCAGCGCGTACGACCACACCACGGCACTGGCTGTCGTTGCTGTCATCCTGTCCTCCCTATGTCTCATCATCATCGCAGCCCTGCTGATGCTCAG GTGTCACAAGAGGGGTGTCTACGATgtagaaaatgaagagaaaatcaAGCTGGGCATCACTGTGAATCACTGA